ATGCGAGCAAGAAACTAAGTTTTTTTTCTTGTTTTAATAAAAAAATAAAACTAATCAATTTTAGAAAGGATATAAACTATGGCACAACATCAAGGAACCATATCTCAAGTTATTGGTCCGGTCTTGGATATCGAATTCGATAAAGACCAAATTCCGGCTATTTATAATGCTATCGCTGTTGCTAAAGGCGATGAAACCATCATTGCCGAAGTTGAACATCAAATTAGTGA
This is a stretch of genomic DNA from Candidatus Beckwithbacteria bacterium. It encodes these proteins:
- a CDS encoding F0F1 ATP synthase subunit beta (Produces ATP from ADP in the presence of a proton gradient across the membrane. The beta chain is a regulatory subunit); protein product: MAQHQGTISQVIGPVLDIEFDKDQIPAIYNAIAVAKGDETIIAEVEHQISETQVRCVAMTSTQGIKRGMKATDTGKPISMPVGEKA